In one window of Leptospira sp. GIMC2001 DNA:
- a CDS encoding PASTA domain-containing protein, with translation MKILKLRGYILFLSLGMVIFFIGAFSVILVRTKDPYLTTMPNLIGKNYVSVHNELIRLRLKVSLENTRIPEKNDGEIVAQSISPGKQVDAGSHVYLTVVQGFDRVEMPNIIGQNLSTAKGSLDKVLSGETYVSMPIGGITFVPAKETEQADTVIDQIPEPGKITNSGEKVYLLVTEPSNPKNKNDQSFNSIPLPIAGKALNAIKFPWKITSWEPTQIREQIGLIKSSTQNNGMYEFVVFKKELENRIEEGYEFVDWKIPRDGVYQVSVDRISNSDQREIIYLPQSFRKDEILSIVLYRKGDIVAKLLTIDDKEIDKEKFKSEI, from the coding sequence TTGAAAATTTTAAAATTACGTGGTTACATTCTATTTCTAAGCCTGGGAATGGTTATTTTTTTCATAGGCGCATTCTCAGTTATATTGGTTCGAACAAAAGATCCATACCTGACGACTATGCCAAACTTAATTGGAAAAAATTATGTATCCGTACATAATGAACTCATTCGTTTACGCCTCAAAGTCTCACTGGAGAATACAAGAATCCCTGAGAAGAATGATGGAGAGATTGTTGCACAATCGATATCACCAGGAAAGCAAGTTGATGCTGGCTCACATGTCTATCTCACAGTAGTTCAAGGTTTTGACCGCGTAGAAATGCCCAATATCATTGGACAGAACCTATCTACTGCTAAAGGTTCACTTGACAAAGTCTTATCTGGAGAGACATACGTTTCTATGCCGATTGGAGGAATTACATTCGTTCCGGCTAAAGAAACGGAACAAGCGGATACAGTCATTGATCAGATTCCCGAGCCAGGCAAAATTACCAATAGTGGGGAAAAAGTATATCTTCTCGTAACTGAACCATCCAATCCAAAAAATAAGAATGATCAAAGCTTCAATTCAATTCCGCTTCCAATCGCAGGTAAAGCTCTGAATGCAATCAAATTCCCTTGGAAAATCACAAGCTGGGAGCCTACTCAAATAAGAGAACAAATTGGACTGATTAAGTCTTCTACTCAGAATAATGGAATGTATGAATTTGTAGTATTCAAGAAAGAGTTGGAGAACAGAATTGAAGAAGGATACGAATTTGTAGACTGGAAGATTCCAAGAGATGGCGTCTATCAAGTGTCAGTTGATCGCATATCCAATTCGGATCAAAGAGAAATCATCTATCTTCCTCAATCCTTTCGCAAAGATGAAATTTTATCAATAGTATTGTATAGAAAAGGGGATATCGTAGCGAAACTGTTAACGATTGACGACAAAGAAATAGATAAAGAAAAGTTTAAATCAGAAATATAA
- the rpe gene encoding ribulose-phosphate 3-epimerase: MKISASILATSITQLGRIIPSINPEAVDYIHMDVMDGNYVPQISFGEAITREVKELTTIPLDVHLMVKKPEDHFQKYLDLKPAYVTFHQETTDFGVRLSDEIRKSGSKVGISLNPMTPVTSLKYILPYIDMILIMTVDPGFYGQKFILGGLDKIKEAADMVSHLPIDIEVDGGVNASNIADIRKAGANICVVGAGLFKEGDPSSNGLNLKKLAG, from the coding sequence ATGAAAATATCAGCATCCATTCTCGCAACTTCCATCACTCAACTAGGCAGAATCATTCCGTCCATTAATCCAGAAGCCGTAGACTATATCCATATGGATGTGATGGACGGAAACTATGTTCCACAAATCTCGTTTGGTGAGGCGATCACAAGAGAAGTAAAAGAACTCACAACTATTCCACTGGATGTTCATTTGATGGTCAAAAAACCAGAAGATCATTTCCAAAAGTATCTGGATCTCAAGCCAGCCTACGTCACTTTTCACCAAGAAACTACAGATTTTGGGGTCAGGCTATCGGACGAGATTCGAAAGTCTGGATCAAAAGTTGGAATTAGCCTAAACCCTATGACTCCTGTGACTTCACTAAAGTATATCTTACCATATATTGATATGATCTTGATTATGACAGTGGATCCAGGATTTTACGGACAGAAATTTATTCTAGGTGGTTTGGACAAAATTAAGGAAGCAGCAGATATGGTTTCTCATCTTCCGATAGACATCGAAGTGGATGGCGGAGTAAACGCGTCCAATATAGCCGATATACGAAAGGCTGGGGCAAATATCTGTGTTGTTGGGGCTGGACTTTTCAAAGAAGGCGACCCATCATCGAACGGCTTGAATTTGAAGAAACTTGCAGGCTAA
- the rpsP gene encoding 30S ribosomal protein S16, producing MVKIRLQRTGSKNDPHYRIVAADSRSPRDGRFIELIGHYHPTLGGTHQFTINEEKANDWLKKGAQPTETVKGLFKKQGLLTKTVAKAS from the coding sequence TTGGTAAAAATAAGACTTCAAAGAACTGGATCCAAAAATGATCCTCATTATAGAATTGTTGCAGCAGACTCAAGATCACCAAGAGATGGAAGATTTATTGAATTGATTGGACATTATCATCCTACTTTAGGTGGAACACACCAATTTACAATCAACGAAGAAAAAGCGAATGATTGGCTAAAAAAGGGTGCGCAACCAACTGAAACTGTAAAAGGTCTATTCAAAAAACAAGGTCTTCTGACTAAAACTGTAGCAAAGGCTAGCTAA
- a CDS encoding KH domain-containing protein, which yields MDSLIKYIATSLVDEPEAIHVNQVDGTESSVLELKVAQKDIGKVIGKNGRIAKALRVILQASSVKHGKNTQLEILD from the coding sequence TTGGATTCCTTGATCAAATATATTGCTACTTCACTAGTTGATGAGCCTGAAGCAATTCACGTGAATCAAGTGGATGGGACTGAGAGCTCTGTATTGGAACTAAAGGTAGCACAAAAAGATATCGGTAAGGTAATCGGTAAGAATGGAAGAATCGCAAAAGCTCTCAGGGTTATCCTCCAAGCATCTTCCGTTAAACACGGAAAAAACACCCAACTCGAAATTCTCGACTAA
- the rimM gene encoding ribosome maturation factor RimM (Essential for efficient processing of 16S rRNA) yields the protein MEESQKLSGLSSKHLPLNTEKTPNSKFSTNTKDKNSIQIGILASSHGVKGWAKVKNAGESWSKLDFPKKIIFEKANRTKIFNILQVEIKPNYLLIRAEAVNQPEFWLEWNGAKILIEKSEADSIFDEEDGFFYYQLEGLAVLDQNGKPTGYSVEKIEESPAHDILFLKSDSGNPILVPYTKSWVGDISLGSGTIVINGWEDWIAL from the coding sequence ATGGAAGAATCGCAAAAGCTCTCAGGGTTATCCTCCAAGCATCTTCCGTTAAACACGGAAAAAACACCCAACTCGAAATTCTCGACTAACACCAAGGATAAGAATAGCATTCAGATTGGAATTCTAGCTTCTTCGCACGGTGTGAAGGGTTGGGCGAAAGTTAAGAATGCTGGCGAATCCTGGTCTAAGCTCGATTTCCCCAAAAAAATAATCTTTGAAAAAGCGAATCGCACAAAGATATTCAATATTCTTCAAGTAGAAATCAAACCCAATTATTTATTGATTCGAGCAGAAGCCGTAAACCAACCAGAATTTTGGTTAGAGTGGAATGGCGCGAAAATTCTGATCGAAAAATCAGAAGCGGATTCAATTTTTGATGAAGAAGACGGATTCTTTTATTACCAACTGGAAGGGCTAGCAGTTCTAGATCAAAATGGAAAGCCAACTGGATATTCTGTAGAAAAAATTGAAGAAAGTCCCGCACATGATATTTTATTCTTAAAATCTGATTCAGGCAATCCAATTCTCGTTCCATATACAAAGTCCTGGGTTGGGGATATTTCTCTCGGTTCGGGAACGATCGTAATCAATGGGTGGGAGGACTGGATTGCTCTTTAA
- the trmD gene encoding tRNA (guanosine(37)-N1)-methyltransferase TrmD, which produces MLFNFITLFPERIHSFFQTGVPGKAIEKKIIQINTIQLRDFAGNKHNRIDDTIYGGGPGMLLQVGPIYRALESLGDKKGHVVLLSAAGETFQQSTAEAMQSQYDKITFISGYYEGVDARVSEHLIDREVALGNYVISSGDIAAICVADCISRLIPGYLGRFSSLQEESHNLENVLEYPQYTKPREFMGWTVPEVLVDGNHKEINVWREANRRTQNIE; this is translated from the coding sequence TTGCTCTTTAACTTTATAACTTTATTTCCAGAACGCATCCATAGTTTTTTTCAAACTGGTGTTCCTGGTAAGGCTATAGAGAAAAAAATCATCCAAATCAATACAATTCAGCTCAGGGACTTTGCTGGTAATAAACACAATCGTATAGATGACACAATCTATGGCGGTGGGCCGGGAATGTTACTGCAAGTCGGGCCAATCTATCGAGCACTCGAATCCTTAGGAGATAAAAAAGGGCATGTCGTGCTTCTCTCAGCAGCTGGTGAGACCTTTCAGCAATCTACTGCGGAAGCTATGCAAAGCCAATATGACAAGATTACATTCATCTCAGGTTATTACGAAGGCGTGGATGCAAGGGTCAGCGAACACTTAATTGACAGGGAAGTGGCACTTGGAAACTATGTAATTTCATCGGGTGATATTGCTGCAATTTGCGTTGCAGATTGTATTTCTAGGCTGATTCCAGGTTATTTAGGTAGATTCTCGAGCCTCCAAGAAGAATCTCACAATTTGGAGAATGTCTTGGAATATCCACAATACACAAAACCGAGAGAGTTTATGGGCTGGACGGTTCCCGAAGTCTTAGTAGACGGGAATCATAAAGAAATCAACGTTTGGCGAGAAGCCAATCGAAGAACCCAAAACATTGAATAA
- the rplS gene encoding 50S ribosomal protein L19 → MNQLIEKAIAEDPRNEINFEIGDTVKVHYKIVESGKERIQGYEGLVIAIYNKSYGKTFTVRRVSYDVGVERIFPIHSPKIQRIELVRKGKVRRAKLYYVRGKSGKAARIKEKKGGQAIVARDRKVHDDKVKAAQVRAKEDAAAQAAETPTA, encoded by the coding sequence ATGAATCAATTGATTGAAAAAGCCATCGCTGAAGATCCAAGAAACGAGATCAATTTTGAAATCGGGGACACAGTAAAAGTTCATTATAAGATCGTAGAATCTGGTAAAGAACGTATCCAAGGTTATGAAGGCCTAGTGATTGCAATATATAACAAATCTTATGGTAAAACTTTTACAGTAAGAAGAGTATCTTACGATGTAGGTGTTGAGAGAATTTTCCCAATTCATTCTCCAAAAATCCAAAGAATTGAATTAGTTCGTAAAGGTAAAGTAAGACGAGCGAAACTCTACTATGTTCGTGGCAAGTCTGGTAAGGCTGCGAGAATCAAAGAGAAAAAAGGTGGACAAGCGATTGTTGCAAGGGACAGAAAAGTTCACGATGACAAAGTGAAAGCAGCACAAGTTCGCGCCAAAGAAGATGCGGCAGCACAAGCAGCCGAAACTCCAACAGCATAG
- a CDS encoding ribonuclease HII, protein MEFNFQNEGLVFGFDEAGRGPLAGPVCTAIVNFHPSTLQSIHNKEILIGLNDSKKLRSKLRENLFDQIIKLANFYHISIVSPRFIDRFNINQAIFYGIRKSVRRIEQKLKHDSLFLLLDGNYRLESNVFEWQPPKYKSIPKADEFIYSVSAASILAKVFRDRLMNAYAKKFPEYGFDCHSGYGTEKHRLAIQKFGISRLHRKSYLRNIMPSET, encoded by the coding sequence ATGGAATTCAATTTCCAGAATGAGGGACTTGTTTTTGGATTTGATGAAGCAGGTCGAGGTCCATTAGCTGGACCAGTCTGCACAGCTATCGTAAATTTTCATCCTTCAACTCTTCAATCCATTCATAATAAAGAAATTCTTATTGGACTCAATGATTCCAAAAAACTCAGGTCTAAACTCCGAGAAAATCTATTTGATCAAATCATCAAATTAGCTAATTTTTATCATATATCAATAGTCAGCCCAAGATTTATCGATAGGTTCAATATCAATCAGGCTATTTTTTACGGAATCAGAAAGTCCGTAAGAAGAATTGAACAAAAATTGAAGCATGATTCTCTCTTTCTTCTTTTGGATGGAAACTATCGCCTAGAATCCAATGTATTCGAATGGCAACCTCCAAAATACAAATCTATTCCTAAAGCTGACGAATTCATCTATTCGGTAAGTGCAGCTTCCATTTTGGCAAAAGTTTTCCGAGACCGATTGATGAACGCGTATGCTAAAAAATTTCCTGAATACGGATTCGATTGTCACAGTGGATACGGCACAGAAAAGCATAGACTCGCGATTCAAAAATTCGGGATTTCTCGCTTGCATAGAAAATCCTATCTCCGCAATATAATGCCTAGTGAAACCTGA
- a CDS encoding EscU/YscU/HrcU family type III secretion system export apparatus switch protein, protein MKQSVALKFTPGRDMAPRVVATGEGFLAEEIERLAIKNGVAVIKDELLVKSLGNLGLGVEIPENLYRAVAILFQYLWERESKSNRGIN, encoded by the coding sequence ATGAAGCAATCCGTAGCACTTAAATTTACACCTGGTCGCGATATGGCTCCAAGAGTAGTTGCAACGGGAGAAGGATTTTTAGCAGAAGAAATTGAAAGACTTGCTATAAAAAATGGAGTTGCTGTAATAAAAGACGAATTGCTTGTTAAATCTCTAGGAAATTTAGGTTTAGGGGTAGAGATACCCGAAAATCTCTATAGGGCAGTAGCCATTCTTTTTCAATATTTATGGGAAAGGGAATCAAAATCGAACCGGGGCATCAACTGA
- a CDS encoding HD-GYP domain-containing protein, translating to MNKISVSSLKKGDRFSKPVYLDADTVFISSNSPISDADLERLSKFGITEVFSDGSKIDRSDAPAFSPKSQEDKLPFLDQSEDGLRLKVIYDKITHNRYEFDSLYSSTLETVQKAYKSIADGKNVEVREFREVGEKIVDFVKANPQVAVYLNSQTQTGYYLFNQVVSATFFSILLGSHLDYSRPKLIDLSFAGLFADIGMSLISSQISEKTTVLDENDRKIIMKHTLTGYQVLTQKVKLKNALAVVCLQHHENFDGTGYPQRMAGNSIEEFSRIYTIADNFSALSAKRPYRTAFLPHDAIKMMIGEMVTKFDLKMVRLFLNILSMYPLGSYVELSDGRIAMVVDVNKDKPIRPSVRIIKESNGEKVRTLQFCNLGLDLQVYITSAVDSKKATS from the coding sequence ATGAACAAGATTAGTGTTTCATCTTTAAAAAAAGGAGATCGTTTCTCAAAACCAGTCTATCTGGATGCGGACACAGTTTTCATTAGTTCAAATTCTCCTATCTCAGATGCGGACTTGGAACGCTTATCCAAGTTCGGTATCACGGAAGTTTTTTCTGATGGAAGCAAAATCGATCGGAGTGATGCACCTGCTTTCAGTCCGAAAAGCCAAGAAGACAAACTTCCGTTTCTAGACCAATCAGAAGATGGTCTAAGATTAAAAGTCATCTATGATAAAATTACTCACAACCGATATGAATTTGATTCTCTGTATTCATCAACCCTGGAAACAGTTCAAAAAGCCTATAAATCGATAGCTGATGGTAAAAATGTTGAAGTCCGTGAGTTTCGAGAAGTTGGCGAGAAGATTGTCGACTTTGTAAAAGCAAATCCTCAAGTTGCCGTTTATTTAAATAGCCAAACCCAAACTGGATATTACCTGTTCAACCAAGTTGTATCTGCAACTTTTTTCTCAATTCTGCTTGGATCCCATTTAGACTATTCAAGACCGAAGTTGATTGACCTGAGTTTTGCTGGTCTCTTTGCGGATATAGGAATGTCATTGATTTCGAGCCAAATATCCGAAAAGACAACTGTTTTGGATGAGAATGATAGAAAAATTATCATGAAGCATACGCTAACTGGCTACCAAGTCCTAACGCAAAAAGTAAAATTGAAGAATGCTTTAGCAGTAGTCTGTCTTCAACATCATGAAAATTTTGATGGAACTGGATATCCTCAAAGAATGGCAGGCAATTCCATTGAAGAGTTCTCAAGAATCTATACGATTGCTGATAACTTCTCCGCCTTATCGGCAAAAAGACCTTATAGAACTGCGTTCCTTCCTCATGATGCAATCAAGATGATGATTGGTGAGATGGTTACTAAGTTTGATCTTAAAATGGTGAGGCTATTTCTCAATATTCTATCTATGTATCCACTTGGATCCTATGTAGAATTATCAGATGGACGAATCGCTATGGTTGTAGATGTGAACAAAGATAAACCCATACGTCCATCGGTTCGAATCATCAAAGAATCAAACGGAGAAAAAGTTCGAACTCTGCAATTTTGCAATCTTGGTCTTGACTTACAAGTTTACATCACATCCGCTGTTGA